The Salvelinus fontinalis isolate EN_2023a unplaced genomic scaffold, ASM2944872v1 scaffold_0421, whole genome shotgun sequence sequence AGTATCAGCTGGTGCTTGTCTTCCtctgagacaaagagagaaagagagagagcatgtgacAGAGGGGAGAAATGAAACCATCAGAGTGGGTCTCTCAGCTGGAACACGTGTTGGTGTCTCTCAGGGATGGAGGTTGTCTGAGCTTGGGCTAGGGGGAGACGGGCTGGGGCAGGCTGGGGCCGAGGGAGACGGTCTGGGGCAGGCTGGGGCCGAGGGAGACGGTCTGGGGCAGGCTGGGGCAGTAGGAGGCTGGGGCAGTAGGAGGCTGGGGCAGAGGGAGGCTGGGGCAGAGGGAGGCTGGGGCAGTGGGAGGCTGGGGCAGGCTGGGGCAGTAGGAGGCTGGGGCAGAGGGAGGCTGGGGCAGAGGGAGGCTGGGGCAGTGGCAGGCTGGGGCAGAGGGAGGCTGGGGCAGAGGGAGGCTGGGGCAGTGGGAGGCTGGGGCAGGCTGGGGCAGTAGGAGGCTGGGGCAGAGGGAGGCTGGGGCAGAGGGAGGCTGGGGCAGAGGGAGGCTGGGGCAGAGGGAGGCAGGGGCAGTGGGAGGCTGGGGCAGGCTGGGGCCGAGGGAGGCTGGGGCAGTGGCAGGCTGGGGCAGTGGGAGGCTGGGGCAGTGGGAGGCTGGGGCAGTAGGAGGGTGGGGCAGGCTGGGGCAGTGGGAGGCTGAGGCAGAGGGAGGCAGGGGCAGTGGGAGGCTGGGGCAGTGGGAGGCTGGGGCAGTGGGAGGCTGGGGCAGTGGGAGGCTGGGGCAGTGGGAGGCTGGGGCAGGCTGGGGCAGTGGGAGGCTGGGGCAGTGGGAGGCTGGGGCAGGCTGGGGCAGTGGGAGGCTGGGGCAGTGGGAGGCTGGGGCAGTGGGAGGCTGGGGCAGTGGGAGGCTGGGGCAGAGGGAGGCTGGGGCAGGCTGGGGCAGAGGGAGGCTGGGGCAGTGGGAGGCTGGGGCAGAGGGAGGCTGGGGCAGTGGGAGGCTGGGGCAGTAGGAGGTTGGGGCAGGCTGGGGCAGTAGGAGGCTGGGGCAGTGGGAGGCTGGGGCAGAGGGAGGCAGGGGCAGTGGGAGGCAGGGGCAGTGGGAGGCTGGGGCAGTGGGAGGCTGGGGCAGTGGGAGGCTGGGGCAGTGGGAGGCTGGGGCAGTGGGAGGCTGGGGCAGTGGGAGGCTGGGGCAGTGGGAGGCTGGGGCAGAGGGAGGCTGGGGCAGGCTGGGGCAGTGGGAGGCTGGGGCAGTGGGAGGCTGGGGCAGTGGGAGGCTGGGGCAGGCTGGGGCAGTGGGAGGCTGGGGCAGTGGGAGGCTGGGGCAGTGGGAGGCTGGGGCAGTGGGAGGCTGGGGCAGTGGGAGGCTGGGGCAGTGGGAGGCTGGGGCAGTGGGAGGCTGGGGCAGTGGGAGGCTGGGGCAGAGGGAGGCTGGGGCAGGCTGGGGCAGTGGGAGGCTGGGGCAGTGGGAGGCTGGGGCAGTGGGAGGCTGGGGCAGGCTGGGGCAGTGGGAGGCTGGGGCAGTGGGAGGCTGGGGCAGTGGGAGGCTGGGGCAGTGGGAGGCTGGGGCAGTGGGAGGCTGGGGCAGTGGGAGGCTGGGGCAGTGGGAGGCTGGGGCAGTGGGAGGCTGGGGCAGAGGGAGGCTGGGGCAGAGGGAGGCTGGGGCAGGCTGGGGCAGTGGGAGGCTGGGGCAGTGGGAGGCTGGGGCAGTGGGAGGCTGGGGCAGTGGGAGGCTGGGGCAGAGGGAGGCTGGGGCAGGCTGGGGCAGTGGGAGGCTGGGGCAGTGGGAGGCTGGGGCAGTGGGAGGCTGGGGCAGTGGGAGGCTGGGGCAGTGGGAGGCTGGGGCAGTAGGAGGCTGGGGCAGTGGGAGGCTGGGGCAGTGGGAGGCTGGGGCAGTGGGAGGCTGGGGCAGTGGGAGGCTGGGGCAGTGGGAGGCTGGGGCAGTAGGAGGCTGGGGCAGTGGGAGGCTGGGGCAGTGGGAGGCTGGGGCAGTGGGAGGCTGGGGCAGTGGGAGGCTGGGGCAGTGGGAGGCTGGGGCAGTGGGAGGCTGGGGCAGAGGGAGGCTGGGGCAGGCTGGGGCAGTGGGAGGCTGGGGCAGTGGGAGGCTGGGGCAGTGGGAGGCTGGGGCAGGCTGGGGCAGTGGGAGGCTGGGGCAGTGGGAGGCTGGGGCAGTGGGAGGCTGGGGCAGTGGGAGGCTGGGGCAGTGGGAGGCTGGGGCAGTGGGAGGCTGGGGCAGAGGGAGGCTGGGGCAGAGGGAGGCTGGGGCAGTGGGAGGCTGGGGCAGAGGGAGGCTGGGGCAGAGGGAGGCTGGGGCAGTGGGAGGCTGGGGCAGTGGGAGGCTGGGGCAGAGGGAGGCTGGGGCAGGCTGGGGCAGTGGGAGGCTGgggcagtggtgtgtgtgttacatgtcAATAGGGGTGAGTTTCTTCATGTTGCGTCTCTGTGCCAGGCTAGAAGCAGCTACTGGCTCCAGAACTGGCTGACACGTCTTATGACCCAGAGCAGAGTAGGTAGCTGCCATCGCTCCCTACAcaggaaacacacaaacacaggatcaTTTAGTTGATAGCAGTTCTCTCTGCTGTCACccctccaaaacacacacacacacacacacacacacacacacacacacgcacacacacacacacacacacacacacacacaagactagGGATTGACAGTAGAGCACCATAGTTAACTGACTAAAGGGGTTGACAGTAAAGCACCATAGTTAACTGGCTAAAGGGGTTGACAGTTAAGCACCATAGTTAACTGGCTAAAGGGGTTGACAGTAAAGCACCATAGTTAACTAaaggggttgacagtagagcaccatagttaactaaaggggttgacagtagagcaccatagttaactaaaggggttgacagtagagcaccatagttaactaaaggggttgacagtagagcaccatagttaactaaaggggttgacagtagagcaccatagttaactaaaggggttgacagtaaagcaccatagttaactaaaggggttgacagtagagcaccatagttaactaaaggggttgacagtagagcaccatagttaactaaaggggttgacagtagagcaccatagttaactaaaggggttgacagtaaagcaccatagttaactaaaggggttgacagtagagcaccatagttaactaaaggggttgacagtagagcaccatagttaactaaaggggttgacagtagagcaccatagttaactaaaggggttgacagtagagcaccaTAGTTACCTGGTTAaaggggttgacagtagagcaccatagttaactgactaaaggggttgacagtagagcaccatagttaactaaaggggttgacagtagagcaccatagttaactaaaggggttgacagtagagcaccatagttaactaaaggggttgacagtagagcaccatagttaactaaaggggttgacagtagagcaccatagttaactaaaggggttgacagtagagcaccatagttaactggttaaaggggttgacagtaaagcaccatagttaactaaaggggttgacagtagagcaccatagttaactggttaaaggggttgacagtaaagcaccatagttaactaaaggggttgacagtagagcaccatagttaactggttaaaggggttgacagtaaagcaccatagttaactggctaaaggggttgacagtaaagcaccatagttaactaaaggggttgacagtagagcaccatagttaactggctaaaggggttgacagtagagcaccatagttaactaaaggggttgacagtagagcaccatagttaactaaaggggttgacagtagagcaccatagttaactaaaggggttgacagtagagcaccatagttaactggctaaaggggttgacagtagagcaccatagttaactaaaggggttgacagaagagcaccatagttaactaaaggggttgacagtaaagcaccatagttaactaaaggggttgacagtagagcaccatagttaactggctaaaggggttgacagtagagcaccatagttaactggctaaaggggttgacagtagagcaccatagttaactaaaggggttgacagtagagcaccatagttaactgactaaaggggttgacagt is a genomic window containing:
- the LOC129845994 gene encoding ribosomal protein S6 kinase alpha-6-like, with amino-acid sequence MLHVDPHQRYSAEQVLKHAWIMQRDTLPHFQLARHDAPHLVKGAMAATYSALGHKTCQPVLEPVAASSLAQRRNMKKLTPIDM